The proteins below are encoded in one region of Streptomyces roseirectus:
- a CDS encoding lasso peptide biosynthesis B2 protein, protein MRVPPGVHRADLGEGCVAVLHAPSGRWQWMNTATERIWSAALAGTLPQVAQELRAEGMGGDVEAVVAQTVERLTQAGLLTDAESGSPVLPPPMPPATSPAEPCTRPGRLVRVLAAPALVLALALMRLPLRARMRLLGLLHRLPPAPPAVAAEAVAAVSAVRPPWWPGRIACMEVSLAAVLTMALRGRRAHWVIGARRLPNEAHAWVWTPAGALGLSGRDADDPRRPWTAVAAAPPIPPQDERN, encoded by the coding sequence ATGCGGGTACCACCCGGTGTCCACCGGGCCGACCTCGGCGAGGGCTGCGTGGCCGTCCTGCACGCGCCGAGCGGCCGGTGGCAGTGGATGAACACCGCCACCGAACGGATCTGGTCGGCCGCGCTCGCCGGGACTCTGCCCCAGGTGGCGCAGGAACTGCGGGCGGAGGGGATGGGAGGCGACGTCGAGGCGGTCGTCGCCCAGACCGTCGAGCGCCTGACGCAGGCGGGGCTGCTCACGGACGCGGAGAGCGGATCGCCGGTGCTGCCGCCGCCGATGCCCCCGGCAACCTCACCGGCCGAACCGTGCACGCGGCCCGGCCGCCTGGTGCGGGTGCTGGCCGCTCCCGCCCTCGTGCTCGCGCTCGCGCTGATGCGGTTGCCGCTGCGGGCGCGGATGCGGCTGCTCGGCCTCCTGCACCGCCTCCCGCCGGCCCCGCCCGCCGTGGCCGCCGAGGCGGTGGCCGCCGTCTCGGCCGTGCGCCCGCCCTGGTGGCCGGGCCGGATCGCGTGCATGGAGGTGTCGCTGGCCGCCGTCCTCACCATGGCCTTGCGCGGGCGTCGGGCGCACTGGGTGATCGGGGCGCGGCGTCTGCCGAACGAGGCGCACGCCTGGGTGTGGACCCCGGCCGGCGCGCTCGGCCTGTCCGGACGCGATGCCGACGACCCCCGCCGCCCGTGGACCGCCGTCGCCGCCGCACCCCCCATCCCCCCGCAGGATGAACGGAACTGA